In uncultured Ilyobacter sp., a genomic segment contains:
- the ffh gene encoding signal recognition particle protein, translating to MLDNLGTRFQEIFKKVKGHGKLSEDNIKSALKEVRLSLLEADVNYKVVKEFVNKIKEKAVGEEVITGINPGQQFVKIVNDELVELLGGTNARLTKSAKNPTVIMLAGLQGAGKTTFAAKLAKFLKKKGERPYLVGADVYRPAAMKQLQVLGTQIDVPVYIQEGSKDARGICNDGLNAAKENNATYVILDTAGRLHIDESLMEELKDIKKVTRPQEILLVVDAMIGQDAVNLAESFNNSLNIDGVVLTKLDGDTRGGAALSIKAVVGKPIKFIGIGEKIDDIELFHPERLVSRILGMGDVVSLVEKAQEAIDEDDAKSLEEKIKNQSFDLEDFLKQLQNIKKLGPLGGILKMLPGVGQIGDLAPAEKEMKKVEAVIQSMTREERKKPEILKASRKKRIAKGSGVEVSDVNKLLKQFDQMKQVMKMFSNGNFPQMPGMMGGRGKKKFPF from the coding sequence ATGTTAGATAATTTAGGTACAAGATTCCAAGAAATATTTAAAAAAGTCAAGGGGCATGGAAAGTTAAGTGAAGACAATATAAAGTCCGCACTAAAAGAGGTAAGGTTATCTCTTTTAGAAGCAGATGTAAACTATAAAGTTGTCAAAGAATTTGTGAATAAAATAAAGGAAAAAGCCGTTGGGGAAGAGGTAATAACCGGTATAAACCCAGGACAGCAGTTTGTAAAAATAGTAAATGATGAACTTGTAGAACTCCTAGGAGGGACAAATGCCAGGCTTACAAAGTCGGCAAAAAATCCTACTGTCATAATGCTAGCAGGACTCCAAGGTGCAGGTAAGACAACCTTTGCTGCAAAACTTGCTAAATTTCTCAAGAAAAAAGGTGAAAGACCTTATCTTGTAGGAGCTGACGTCTATAGACCAGCTGCCATGAAACAACTTCAGGTTTTGGGAACTCAAATAGATGTACCAGTTTATATCCAAGAGGGAAGCAAAGATGCTAGAGGAATATGTAATGATGGTTTAAATGCTGCTAAAGAAAATAACGCAACATATGTTATCTTAGATACGGCAGGAAGACTGCATATAGATGAGTCACTAATGGAAGAGTTGAAGGATATAAAAAAAGTTACTAGACCTCAAGAGATACTTCTAGTAGTAGACGCTATGATTGGTCAGGATGCAGTAAATTTGGCAGAGTCATTTAATAATTCATTGAATATAGACGGTGTTGTACTAACGAAACTAGACGGAGACACAAGAGGTGGAGCCGCCCTTTCTATAAAAGCAGTTGTAGGTAAACCCATAAAGTTTATAGGAATCGGGGAGAAAATAGACGACATAGAGTTATTCCATCCCGAAAGACTTGTCTCAAGAATATTGGGAATGGGAGATGTAGTTTCTCTTGTTGAAAAAGCTCAGGAAGCTATCGATGAGGATGATGCTAAGTCTCTAGAAGAAAAAATCAAAAATCAAAGTTTTGATCTAGAGGATTTCTTGAAACAACTTCAGAATATAAAGAAGTTGGGACCTTTAGGAGGCATATTAAAAATGCTCCCAGGTGTGGGTCAGATAGGGGATCTTGCCCCGGCAGAAAAAGAGATGAAAAAAGTAGAGGCTGTTATACAGTCAATGACGAGAGAAGAGAGAAAAAAACCTGAAATTCTAAAAGCCAGCAGGAAAAAGAGAATAGCAAAGGGAAGCGGCGTAGAAGTTTCAGATGTAAATAAACTTTTAAAACAGTTTGATCAGATGAAGCAGGTTATGAAAATGTTTAGTAACGGGAACTTTCCACAGATGCCTGGAATGATGGGCGGAAGAGGAAAAAAGAAGTTTCCCTTTTAA
- the rpsP gene encoding 30S ribosomal protein S16, which produces MLKLRLTRMGRAKRPTYRIAAMEALSKRDGKAVAYLGNYFPLEDSKVVLKEEEIIKFLTNGAQPTRTVKSILVKAGVWAKFEEAKKK; this is translated from the coding sequence ATGTTAAAATTAAGACTAACTAGAATGGGAAGAGCTAAAAGACCTACTTACAGAATAGCAGCAATGGAAGCTCTATCAAAGAGAGACGGTAAAGCAGTAGCTTACCTTGGGAACTACTTTCCACTAGAAGATTCTAAAGTAGTACTAAAAGAGGAAGAGATCATAAAGTTCTTAACAAATGGTGCTCAGCCAACAAGAACAGTAAAAAGCATACTTGTAAAAGCAGGAGTATGGGCTAAATTTGAAGAAGCAAAGAAAAAATAA
- a CDS encoding co-chaperone GroES, which produces MKIRPIGERVLVKSIKMEEKTASGLIIPGAADKEKPNLGVIEAVGSGEKLQDLKNGDKIVYARFAGTEIKDGSEKYLILNIEDVLAVVE; this is translated from the coding sequence ATGAAAATAAGACCTATAGGGGAAAGAGTACTTGTAAAATCCATAAAAATGGAAGAAAAAACAGCAAGCGGACTTATTATTCCCGGAGCCGCAGATAAGGAAAAACCTAATCTTGGAGTAATAGAGGCAGTTGGATCTGGAGAAAAACTTCAAGATCTTAAAAATGGGGATAAAATAGTGTATGCTAGGTTCGCCGGGACAGAGATAAAGGATGGGTCAGAAAAGTACCTTATCCTTAATATAGAAGATGTTCTTGCAGTTGTGGAGTAA
- a CDS encoding YlxM family DNA-binding protein, producing MELSDFLEVSLLMDYYKNLLSDKQKEYMIEHFERDLSLSEIAKEHDVSRQAVYDNIRRGIKILKEYEEKIGFYKREQEIKRNLLKLREELTPEKLEEIIESIDL from the coding sequence ATGGAGTTGAGTGATTTTTTAGAAGTTTCACTGCTGATGGATTACTATAAAAACCTTCTCAGTGATAAGCAAAAAGAGTATATGATTGAACACTTTGAAAGAGATCTTTCCCTATCTGAAATTGCAAAAGAACACGATGTCAGCAGACAAGCTGTTTACGACAATATCAGAAGAGGAATAAAAATATTGAAAGAATACGAAGAAAAAATAGGATTTTATAAAAGAGAACAGGAAATAAAGAGAAACCTTCTGAAACTTAGAGAAGAACTTACTCCTGAAAAATTAGAAGAAATAATCGAAAGTATTGACTTATAA